A genomic segment from Planctomycetia bacterium encodes:
- a CDS encoding Gfo/Idh/MocA family oxidoreductase: MAAKPLRIGMIGYGFMGRAHSNGYRKVGNFFDLKHQPVLQAACARNEQAVKAFADKWGYASTETDWRKLVERKDIDAIDICTPNNTHKEIALAAAANGKMILCEKPLSMNGSEGREMVAAVEKAKVKNMVWYNYRRVPAVTLAKQLIDSGKLGRIFHYRAKFLQDWTISPDLPQGGNGLWRLDVGAAGSGVTGDLLAHCIDTALWLNGDINTVSAMTETFIKERQHNLTGKKEKVGIDDACAFLCRFNNGSLATFESTRYARGHKALYTFEINGEHASIAWDLHDLHRLQYFDHSDEGIVRGWRSIHVTDGDHPYMGKWWVPGLQIGYEHSFVHQVADFCESLETGKPAMPDFRDALRTQYVCDAVLDSARDGKWNKVEQV; the protein is encoded by the coding sequence ATGGCCGCTAAACCCCTGCGTATTGGAATGATCGGTTACGGATTCATGGGTCGGGCTCATTCTAACGGCTATCGTAAAGTCGGGAATTTCTTTGATCTGAAACATCAGCCGGTTCTGCAGGCAGCCTGTGCCCGCAATGAACAGGCAGTCAAAGCGTTTGCTGACAAATGGGGTTACGCCAGCACTGAAACCGATTGGCGCAAGCTGGTCGAACGCAAAGACATTGATGCCATCGACATCTGCACCCCCAACAACACCCACAAGGAAATTGCTCTGGCTGCTGCAGCCAACGGCAAGATGATTCTCTGTGAAAAACCACTCTCCATGAACGGTTCGGAAGGCCGTGAGATGGTGGCTGCTGTCGAAAAGGCCAAAGTGAAAAACATGGTCTGGTACAACTACCGCCGTGTGCCTGCGGTGACACTCGCCAAGCAACTGATTGACAGTGGCAAACTGGGCCGCATTTTCCATTACCGTGCCAAATTCCTGCAGGATTGGACCATCAGCCCCGATCTGCCTCAGGGTGGCAATGGCCTGTGGCGGCTCGATGTCGGCGCAGCTGGTTCCGGCGTAACAGGCGATCTACTCGCACATTGCATCGATACTGCCCTTTGGCTCAATGGCGACATCAACACCGTCAGTGCCATGACCGAAACTTTCATTAAGGAACGGCAGCACAACCTCACTGGCAAGAAAGAAAAAGTGGGCATCGACGATGCCTGTGCATTCCTGTGCCGCTTCAACAACGGCTCGCTGGCTACCTTCGAATCGACCCGCTATGCCCGGGGCCACAAGGCACTCTACACTTTTGAAATCAATGGCGAGCATGCCTCCATCGCCTGGGATCTACACGACCTGCACCGGCTGCAGTATTTCGATCATAGTGACGAAGGCATTGTCCGCGGCTGGAGAAGCATCCATGTCACCGATGGCGACCACCCCTATATGGGCAAATGGTGGGTGCCTGGCTTACAGATTGGGTATGAACATTCCTTTGTCCACCAGGTTGCCGATTTCTGCGAAAGTCTGGAAACCGGCAAGCCAGCTATGCCCGATTTCCGCGATGCACTGCGGACACAGTATGTGTGTGATGCAGTGCTCGACTCAGCACGTGATGGAAAGTGGAATAAAGTTGAGCAGGTTTAA
- a CDS encoding adenylosuccinate synthase, with protein MSSVVCVVGLQWGDEAKGKMVDLLAEKHRIIVRYNGGANAGHTIVHGDKTFKLSLLPTGVLRPDRTAVIANGVVVYPPRFIEEVDSLQKAGISITGQNLKLSDRAHVIFPYHMAEEAAHEGLAPKPIGTTGRGIGPCYADKAGRTYAIRVGELLQPDWLRERLNIIVPIKNKILAALGSTSQFKANQLADEYIAFGEKLRPHITDTTELLHHALVTKDTILFEAAQGSLLDLDHGTFPYVTSSSSTAAGIGSAGVPARRLTKVLGIVKAYTTRVGGGPFPTELTDAIGDQIRKVGREYGTVTGRPRRCGWFDAVAVRYTAALSDADSVSLMLLDVLSGLEEVKVCTAYEVDGKRVDHFPSDSQILAKCKPIYTTIPGWKEDISKLRKLSDLPTAARRYVDVISGAVGLPVSMVSVGPDRDQTIIC; from the coding sequence ATGTCCTCTGTGGTGTGCGTTGTCGGTTTACAGTGGGGCGATGAAGCCAAAGGCAAAATGGTAGACCTGCTGGCAGAAAAGCATCGGATCATTGTCCGTTACAATGGTGGTGCCAATGCCGGGCACACGATTGTACATGGCGATAAAACCTTCAAACTTTCCCTGTTGCCTACTGGCGTGCTCAGGCCTGATCGCACTGCAGTGATTGCCAACGGCGTGGTAGTGTATCCGCCTCGGTTCATTGAAGAGGTCGATAGCCTTCAGAAAGCCGGCATCAGCATCACCGGGCAGAACCTCAAGTTGAGCGACCGGGCACATGTGATCTTCCCCTACCACATGGCGGAAGAAGCTGCTCATGAAGGCCTGGCTCCCAAGCCTATCGGTACCACTGGGCGTGGCATCGGACCCTGCTATGCAGACAAGGCTGGCCGAACCTATGCTATTCGTGTTGGTGAACTCTTGCAGCCCGACTGGCTGCGCGAACGACTGAATATCATTGTCCCCATCAAGAACAAAATCCTGGCTGCACTGGGGTCCACCAGCCAGTTCAAGGCTAACCAACTTGCTGATGAGTACATTGCCTTCGGAGAAAAGCTGCGACCCCACATCACCGATACCACTGAACTGCTGCATCATGCCCTGGTGACCAAAGACACGATTCTTTTTGAAGCAGCACAAGGCAGCTTGCTCGATCTGGATCATGGTACTTTCCCTTATGTCACCAGTTCCAGCAGCACTGCAGCAGGCATTGGCAGCGCTGGTGTACCAGCACGTCGATTAACCAAAGTTCTTGGCATTGTCAAAGCTTACACAACAAGAGTAGGTGGAGGCCCCTTCCCCACTGAGTTGACCGACGCCATCGGCGACCAGATTCGCAAGGTGGGCAGAGAGTATGGCACCGTCACTGGCCGACCAAGGCGCTGTGGCTGGTTTGATGCCGTTGCAGTGCGCTACACCGCAGCGCTCAGCGATGCTGATTCTGTATCCCTGATGCTGCTCGATGTTCTCAGTGGACTCGAAGAAGTCAAAGTCTGCACAGCGTACGAAGTCGATGGCAAGCGGGTGGATCATTTCCCTAGTGATTCCCAGATACTGGCTAAATGCAAACCTATCTACACGACGATCCCCGGCTGGAAGGAAGATATTTCCAAGTTGCGGAAACTCAGTGACCTGCCCACTGCTGCCCGCCGGTATGTTGATGTCATCAGCGGTGCGGTCGGCTTGCCTGTATCCATGGTATCCGTCGGTCCGGATCGGGATCAAACCATTATCTGCTGA
- a CDS encoding isoprenyl transferase, with amino-acid sequence MPTKPRYTPDALQSWGITTIPRHIAIIMDGNGRWAGKRDEVRTVGHRQGAGSVRVVVEECCRLGIEQLTLFCLSSENWKRPQTEIDFLMALLKEFLIEEREEILEQDIKFMTIGRREPLPADVLHEIDTNCRLSEHNHGMTLCLAINYGSRIEIVDAVQQLARKVQQGQLKPEQIDEASIGQALYTAGCPDPDLLIRTAGEMRISNFLLWQISYAELYVTDLYWPDFDREALFDAVRTFGKRERRFGGLTDLNA; translated from the coding sequence ATGCCCACCAAACCCCGCTACACCCCTGATGCACTGCAGTCCTGGGGAATCACCACGATTCCGAGGCACATTGCCATCATCATGGATGGTAATGGCCGGTGGGCAGGCAAGCGGGATGAAGTGCGTACCGTCGGTCATCGCCAGGGGGCAGGCAGTGTTCGCGTGGTGGTGGAAGAATGCTGCAGGCTCGGCATCGAACAACTGACACTGTTCTGCCTGAGTTCAGAAAACTGGAAACGGCCGCAAACCGAAATTGATTTCCTGATGGCACTGCTCAAGGAATTCCTGATCGAAGAGCGCGAGGAGATTCTTGAGCAGGACATCAAATTCATGACCATAGGCCGCCGAGAGCCACTACCAGCGGACGTACTGCATGAAATTGATACCAACTGCAGACTGAGCGAACATAACCATGGCATGACGCTCTGCCTGGCCATCAACTATGGCAGCCGCATTGAAATTGTCGATGCGGTACAGCAACTGGCCCGAAAAGTACAGCAAGGGCAACTGAAGCCTGAACAGATTGATGAAGCATCCATTGGACAAGCCCTGTACACGGCGGGATGCCCTGATCCAGACCTGCTGATTCGTACTGCTGGAGAAATGCGGATCAGCAACTTTCTACTTTGGCAGATTTCTTATGCTGAACTCTATGTGACTGATCTCTACTGGCCTGATTTCGATCGAGAAGCATTATTTGATGCTGTCAGAACTTTTGGAAAACGTGAACGAAGATTTGGTGGGCTAACCGATCTGAATGCTTAA
- a CDS encoding DUF1579 family protein: MCCRIVASCLLVLAMAGVVAAQPPEMPKPSTEHAYLKKLVGNWDCTMKMMGMEMKCSHSYEMLGEFWVMGKFEGDFGGMKFYGRDTCGWDPNKKKYVMTWVDSMSPTLTMLEGTMDASGKTLTTEGMSTNMEGKPCKVKEIVTWKNDDEMAFTMYEEKAGKMEVNFEISYKRRK, encoded by the coding sequence ATGTGTTGTCGTATAGTAGCTTCGTGTCTGCTGGTTCTGGCGATGGCTGGCGTTGTTGCAGCCCAGCCACCCGAAATGCCCAAGCCTAGTACTGAACATGCGTATCTCAAGAAACTGGTAGGCAACTGGGATTGCACCATGAAGATGATGGGCATGGAGATGAAATGCAGCCACAGCTATGAAATGCTGGGCGAATTCTGGGTGATGGGCAAGTTTGAAGGTGATTTTGGTGGCATGAAATTCTATGGCCGCGATACCTGCGGTTGGGATCCCAATAAGAAAAAATATGTCATGACCTGGGTCGACAGCATGTCCCCCACGCTGACCATGCTTGAAGGCACCATGGACGCATCTGGCAAGACACTGACCACCGAAGGCATGAGCACCAACATGGAAGGCAAGCCATGCAAAGTTAAGGAAATCGTGACATGGAAGAATGACGATGAAATGGCATTCACCATGTATGAAGAAAAAGCTGGTAAGATGGAAGTGAACTTTGAGATCAGCTACAAGCGACGCAAGTAA
- the cmk gene encoding (d)CMP kinase gives MIITIDGTSASGKTTAARELANRLGFALLRTGAMYRALAYAAHHAGLKEQATCEDFAPHLKDWQIDADDQYVYLNQNDVSQVIEGNLMSHLSSTWAELPAVRKHINAAIHKRAECYLAEGRSFVAEGRDQGSFVFPNAELKFYIDADVNERAKRRLLDLHHREDRSKTQEQLAQELHRRDLRDKSRSFAPLVVPQDAIIIDSTHISKQQVIDQLYQAVQQYREKAG, from the coding sequence ATGATCATCACGATTGATGGTACGAGTGCCTCTGGGAAGACGACTGCAGCCCGCGAGTTGGCAAACCGGCTGGGCTTTGCTTTGTTGCGCACCGGAGCGATGTACCGTGCCTTGGCCTATGCCGCTCATCACGCCGGGCTGAAAGAGCAGGCTACCTGTGAGGATTTTGCCCCACATTTGAAAGACTGGCAGATTGATGCCGATGACCAGTATGTTTACCTCAATCAGAACGATGTCAGCCAGGTAATTGAAGGCAACCTGATGTCGCACCTGAGCAGCACCTGGGCGGAACTCCCTGCGGTTCGCAAGCATATCAATGCAGCAATCCACAAACGGGCTGAATGTTACCTGGCAGAGGGACGTAGTTTTGTCGCGGAAGGCCGTGATCAGGGATCCTTTGTTTTCCCCAATGCTGAATTAAAGTTCTATATTGATGCCGATGTCAACGAAAGAGCAAAGCGACGGCTACTCGATTTGCACCATCGCGAGGACAGGAGCAAGACCCAGGAACAACTGGCTCAGGAATTGCACCGCCGGGATCTGCGTGATAAAAGCCGGTCGTTTGCACCACTGGTGGTTCCTCAAGATGCAATCATCATCGACAGCACGCATATTTCCAAGCAACAGGTGATTGATCAGCTTTACCAGGCTGTGCAACAGTATCGGGAGAAGGCTGGATGA
- a CDS encoding 1-acyl-sn-glycerol-3-phosphate acyltransferase — protein sequence MKPLSFSRRAWQQFGFWLFGMIFLIFNSFRRFGMQRVPWKGPLLIISNHESVWDPPLVGITVSRPISYMARKTLFKNWFLGGFITRQGGFPVDLEGIGLDGIKETLKRFQDGEAVLVFPEGTRSTTGEMREFMKGIVLLVRKAKVPVLPFGLAGAFHAWPPKTLKPSWSPLWSSATKASLCGYAGEIIPPEKLLAMKPDEMLAYLHEQVAEARRQAYMRKRK from the coding sequence ATGAAACCGCTCTCCTTTTCCCGTCGGGCCTGGCAGCAATTCGGCTTCTGGCTTTTCGGCATGATCTTTTTGATCTTTAATTCGTTTCGCCGCTTTGGCATGCAGCGCGTTCCCTGGAAAGGACCGCTCCTGATCATATCCAACCATGAAAGCGTCTGGGATCCGCCTCTGGTGGGAATTACCGTGAGTCGCCCCATTTCGTACATGGCACGCAAGACACTGTTTAAAAACTGGTTTCTGGGTGGGTTCATTACCAGGCAAGGTGGATTCCCTGTGGATCTCGAAGGCATTGGCCTCGATGGCATCAAGGAAACTCTGAAACGATTTCAGGATGGTGAAGCAGTCCTCGTCTTTCCTGAAGGCACGCGAAGCACCACCGGCGAGATGCGAGAGTTCATGAAAGGCATCGTGCTGCTGGTACGGAAGGCGAAAGTGCCTGTACTTCCCTTTGGTCTTGCAGGTGCATTCCATGCCTGGCCGCCGAAAACGTTGAAGCCAAGCTGGTCCCCATTATGGTCGTCAGCTACCAAAGCCAGCTTGTGTGGCTACGCCGGGGAAATCATTCCGCCTGAGAAACTGCTGGCTATGAAGCCTGATGAAATGCTCGCCTATCTCCATGAGCAGGTTGCAGAAGCTCGCAGGCAGGCCTATATGCGCAAGCGAAAATAA
- a CDS encoding PQQ-like beta-propeller repeat protein — protein sequence MKQTLLTISLLAVLSLSSLHGDDWPAFRGIHRDGKSAEKGLLTQWPEKGPALLWKATGFGSAMAGPAIKGDRMFCMGQTDDGQFTYCHSLKDGKQLWSRKNGAIYKNGMGDGPRCTPTLDGELLYVLGANGDLQCLNQENGEELWKLNILEEFGGENIVWGISESPLVIDNKVIVMPGGTGGTLVALDKSNGRVIWRSRDPNHNGAEQAGYASAQVITVGNMQQVVTFTSKGAVGVQLNDGKFLWRFDKMANSTANCSMPVFFIGKILYSSDYGTGCALIDLKPDGSAEEVYFNKNFKNHHGGYVLVDEHVYGFDSNVLVCMEWKTGKILWKDRSVGKGSVTYADGMLYVLSENGTMGLVKAVPTGYQEVSRFKMQELSGKPTWVYPVVAAGKLYLRDQDKIWCFDVKAK from the coding sequence ATGAAACAGACACTTCTGACAATTAGTTTACTAGCAGTCTTATCCCTCTCTTCACTTCACGGTGACGACTGGCCCGCTTTCCGTGGCATTCATCGCGATGGCAAATCAGCAGAGAAGGGACTGCTCACGCAATGGCCTGAAAAAGGCCCGGCGCTGCTCTGGAAAGCAACTGGGTTTGGTTCCGCTATGGCAGGTCCAGCCATCAAAGGTGACCGCATGTTCTGCATGGGGCAAACCGATGATGGACAATTCACCTACTGCCATTCGCTGAAAGATGGTAAACAACTCTGGTCACGCAAAAACGGGGCGATCTACAAGAATGGCATGGGCGACGGGCCGCGCTGCACCCCCACGCTTGATGGCGAGTTGCTCTACGTTCTTGGAGCCAATGGCGATCTTCAATGCCTGAACCAGGAGAATGGCGAAGAACTTTGGAAGCTCAACATTCTCGAAGAGTTTGGCGGCGAGAACATTGTCTGGGGCATCAGTGAATCACCCCTGGTGATTGATAACAAAGTGATCGTCATGCCCGGCGGAACCGGTGGCACGTTGGTGGCACTCGATAAATCCAACGGACGGGTAATCTGGCGGTCGCGTGATCCAAACCATAATGGTGCTGAACAAGCCGGATATGCTTCTGCACAAGTCATCACTGTAGGCAACATGCAACAGGTTGTCACCTTCACCAGTAAAGGTGCGGTGGGTGTTCAACTGAACGATGGTAAATTCCTCTGGCGGTTCGACAAGATGGCCAACAGCACTGCCAACTGCTCGATGCCGGTCTTTTTCATTGGAAAGATTCTTTACAGTTCCGACTATGGCACCGGTTGCGCGCTCATCGATTTGAAGCCCGACGGTTCAGCGGAGGAAGTTTATTTCAACAAGAACTTCAAGAATCATCATGGCGGCTATGTTCTGGTTGATGAACACGTTTACGGTTTCGACAGCAACGTGCTGGTCTGTATGGAATGGAAGACCGGCAAGATTCTCTGGAAAGACCGCAGCGTGGGCAAAGGCTCTGTCACCTATGCTGATGGCATGCTCTATGTATTGAGCGAAAACGGCACGATGGGCCTGGTAAAAGCCGTACCAACGGGTTATCAGGAAGTGAGTCGTTTCAAGATGCAGGAACTGAGTGGCAAACCAACCTGGGTCTATCCGGTAGTCGCCGCGGGCAAACTGTACCTGCGCGATCAGGATAAAATCTGGTGTTTTGATGTGAAGGCGAAGTAG
- a CDS encoding NYN domain-containing protein, whose translation MRTLIDGYNVLFSLGMVPTPVREGDLQRARQQLLEMLADGLGDKAKFCSVVFDAAKSPPRTPGDGVYRGIEVRFTKRREEADDLIAWLITQCHVPKQLTVISSDHRLVEATTRKRATSIKADQFIDWLERQKSPSPSTTSTPTVNPEEQARWMKAFAGIDKELADATSFPEESWTKGMHLKDDELDDDPRTKHRMKPKG comes from the coding sequence ATGCGAACCCTGATTGATGGCTACAACGTACTGTTCAGCCTGGGCATGGTGCCAACGCCGGTAAGGGAAGGCGATTTGCAACGTGCCAGGCAGCAACTGCTCGAAATGCTCGCTGATGGACTGGGAGATAAAGCGAAATTCTGCTCCGTGGTGTTTGATGCCGCCAAGTCGCCTCCACGCACTCCAGGTGATGGGGTCTATCGTGGCATTGAAGTGCGTTTCACCAAACGGCGGGAAGAAGCTGATGACCTGATTGCCTGGCTCATCACGCAGTGCCATGTGCCGAAACAATTGACAGTTATTTCCTCGGATCATCGCCTGGTGGAAGCGACTACCCGCAAGCGGGCGACCTCTATCAAGGCTGATCAGTTCATCGACTGGCTGGAAAGACAGAAATCACCTTCGCCATCAACAACATCAACGCCTACCGTGAACCCCGAGGAACAAGCCCGCTGGATGAAAGCCTTTGCAGGCATTGATAAAGAGCTGGCAGATGCCACCAGCTTTCCGGAAGAATCGTGGACGAAGGGCATGCACCTGAAAGATGATGAACTGGATGATGATCCGAGAACGAAGCATCGGATGAAGCCGAAGGGATGA
- a CDS encoding sugar phosphate isomerase/epimerase has translation MHLSNSIDPLAIGVCSWALNVKSVKELRQLCNQLKVNVIQIACGDPFHAAWDEGDKMPEAALAAGFQMSCTMLGFPGEDYTTPQTIHATGGFGPKHLRQERLDRFAWALDRTKKLGLTDMMFHAGFVPEKTDADYQPFLATLRKAADLAQERGIICALETGQESSDQLLAFAADLQRPNVRINFDPANLLLYDKDEPLPALKKIGHLVQSVHVKDAIRPTKPGDWGTEMPLGEGTVGMKAFVKTLKEIGYTGPLCIERCVSDQAQAIRDVEHGIRVLQEVLEDVM, from the coding sequence ATGCACCTTAGTAACTCTATCGACCCCCTTGCTATCGGCGTTTGTTCCTGGGCTTTGAACGTCAAAAGCGTTAAGGAACTCCGTCAGCTTTGTAACCAACTCAAGGTCAACGTCATCCAGATTGCTTGTGGCGATCCGTTTCATGCTGCATGGGATGAAGGGGACAAGATGCCTGAAGCAGCACTGGCTGCAGGGTTTCAGATGTCGTGTACCATGCTCGGCTTCCCCGGTGAAGATTACACCACGCCGCAGACCATTCATGCCACGGGTGGTTTTGGGCCCAAGCATCTGCGTCAGGAACGCTTGGATCGGTTTGCCTGGGCGCTCGATCGTACGAAAAAGCTGGGACTGACCGATATGATGTTCCATGCCGGTTTTGTTCCCGAGAAAACCGATGCTGACTATCAGCCCTTCCTGGCAACACTTCGCAAGGCGGCGGACTTGGCTCAGGAACGGGGTATTATCTGTGCTTTGGAAACGGGGCAAGAAAGTAGCGATCAACTGCTGGCGTTTGCCGCTGATCTGCAGCGACCTAATGTGCGGATCAATTTCGACCCTGCCAATCTGCTGCTTTACGATAAGGATGAGCCGTTGCCTGCATTGAAAAAGATTGGTCACCTGGTGCAGAGTGTGCATGTGAAAGATGCTATCAGGCCGACGAAGCCAGGCGACTGGGGCACCGAAATGCCATTAGGCGAAGGTACTGTCGGTATGAAGGCTTTTGTCAAGACGCTCAAGGAAATCGGTTACACCGGCCCGCTTTGCATCGAACGCTGTGTCAGCGATCAGGCTCAAGCCATTCGCGATGTAGAACACGGCATCAGGGTGTTGCAGGAAGTCTTGGAGGATGTTATGTAG
- a CDS encoding type II toxin-antitoxin system VapC family toxin: MKYLLDTNTAQAYLQGNKQIKIRSDDVNRQGSRVGISVTVLAELSAGIENSQTRDRNMVLLKQAMKSLYLWPFDEACAYQYGRITASLKRQGRLIGSVDVMIAASVIALSPYTLVTTDSDFQVIPGLQVENWFT; this comes from the coding sequence ATGAAGTATTTGCTTGATACCAATACTGCCCAAGCATATTTACAGGGCAACAAACAAATCAAGATACGATCAGATGATGTTAATCGACAAGGTTCTCGTGTCGGCATTTCTGTTACCGTACTTGCGGAGCTTTCAGCAGGCATCGAAAACAGCCAGACTCGTGATCGCAATATGGTGCTTTTGAAGCAAGCCATGAAATCTCTCTATCTTTGGCCGTTCGATGAAGCTTGTGCCTATCAGTATGGACGCATCACTGCATCTCTGAAACGACAAGGACGATTGATTGGTTCCGTTGATGTAATGATCGCAGCTTCAGTTATTGCATTGTCCCCTTATACTTTAGTAACGACTGATTCCGACTTTCAAGTCATACCAGGCTTGCAGGTTGAAAATTGGTTCACATAA